GAACCGCTTTACCAAACCGTGGCGAAGCTGGCTACCACGACCTGGAACCCGCACGGGCAAGTGGGCTTGGTGGTGGGCGCCACCTACCCTGAAGAAATTCGCACCGTGCGCAGTATTGTGGGCAATGCGCCCTTGCTGGTGCCCGGTATTGGCGCACAAGGGGGTGATTTGTTGAACACTGTTAAAAATGGCTTGTGCAGCGCAGGCTGGGGCTTGCTGATCAACTCGTCACGGGCTATTTTGTATGCAAGCGGCAAAGCCGACTTTGCCAGCGCTGCAGCCAATGAGGCCCGAAACACGCGTGACGCCATTGCCGCCGCCAAAGCGGCTGCACTTTCGGGCTAAAATCAAAAGCAAATACACATCCGGGGCACAAGAGCTGAAACAGCCGGCCCAACTTGGGGAGACATGGATGAAAATACTTTTGGCCGAGGACGACAGCCTGTTGTCCGAGGGGCTTTCACAGTCCCTGCGGCAAGCGGGTTATGCGGTCGACTGCATGTTCAAAGGCAGCGACGCAGACACCGCGCTGACCACCATGAACTACGACATTCTGATTCTCGACCTGGGTCTGCCCAAGATGAGTGGCCTGGAAGTTCTGCGCCGCCTGCGTGCGCGGGGCAATCACATGCCTGTGCTTATTCTGACCGCGGCAGACAGCGTAGAGCAACGCGTTCAAGGACTGGATGCAGGTGCTGACGACTACATGGCCAAGCCCTTTGACCTCAAAGAACTGGAGGCCCGCGTGCGGGCTTTGTCGCGTCGGGGCACCGGAGGTGGCGCCAGCATCTGGAAACACGGACCGCTGACGTTCGACCAGGTGGGGCGAATTGCCTTCATCAACGACGACATGCTGGACTTGTCTGCGCGCGAAGTGGGCCTGCTGGAAGTTCTTCTGCAACGCGTGGGCAGGCTGGTCAGCAAGGAACAGTTTGTTGACCACCTGTGCGAATGGGGCGAAGAAGTCAGCAACAACGCGATCGAGGTTTACATTCACCGGCTGCGCAAAAAAATCGAGGTGAACGGTGTGCGAATCGCGACCGTGCGCGGATTGGGCTACTGCCTTGAAAAATACGTTGAAAAAGAAGCAACACCTAATGCCAATGCAGATGCCAACACCTAGGGCAGGTGCCTGATTGGCCTGGTACAAAAGGAACCCGCTTGCTTCCGGGCAGCACCAGCGCCGATCCCTGTTCGGGGAAATTCTTGACTGGATGCTTGCCCCACTGCTGATACTTTGGCCCATGAGCATCGGCGTCACTTACCTGGTGGCCAAGTCAATCGCCAACGATCCCTTTGATCACATTCTGGACGACAAGATCACCGCACTGGCTCAAGAGGTGGCTGCGCAAGCCCCCAGTGGCCGTTTCAGCCTTCCCAAGGAGGCCAAGGAAATTTTGCTGGCCGACGGCACTGACCAGTTACGGCTGCAAATCGTGGGCAAGAACAACGAGTTCCTGATGGGTGACGAACGCACCCTACCTATTCCACAGCGTGAAGCCCGGCAAATTGGCGTGGTCAACTTCCGCGACCTCGTGGTGAATGGGGAAGACTTTCGCGCAGGCCACCTTTGGATCGAATTGCCGACCGTGGGCGAAAACCGGTTCATGCTGATCCAGATTGCCGAAACACTGGGCAAACGCGATGGCCTGGCCAATGAAATCATCAAGGGCGTGATTTTGCCGCAGTTCGTCATTCTGCCGCTGGCCGTGTTACTGGTGTGGTTTGGACTGTCACGCGGTATCGCGCCGTTGAATACCTTGCTGGACATCATTCGTGCCAGGAAACCCGATGATTTAAGTGCGCTTCAAACCAAGGACACCCCGGAAGAATTGCTGCCCGTAATCGTGGCGCTGAACGAACAGCTTGAGCGCCTTGAGCAAACCATTGGCACCCAGAAACGCTTTGTGGCCGATGCCGCGCACCAACTTAAAACCCCGCTGGCGGGGTTGCGCATGCAGGTTGAACTGCTCAGCGATGAAACCGACGAAACCGCCAGGCTGCGCAGCCTGCGCCGCTTGAAGGTGGGCACGGAACGCTCCACGCGCCTGGTCAACCAGTTGCTTGCCTTGGCGAGAACCGAAGCCCCTTCCGTGCTGCAATTCGAGAAACTGGACCTGACCCACGTTGCGAGGTCGGTCACCCGCGATTTCGTACCCGAGGCCATGAACAAGCGCATTGACCTGGGCGTCGAGGTACCCGATCACCCGGTGTATGTGACAGGCCAAACCCTGATGCTGACCGAAATGCTGAAGAACCTGGTGGAGAACGCCTTGCGGTATACGCCCAACGAGGGCTGTGTCACGGTTCGGGTCGACGACAGCCCTCAACGCGAAGCCATTCTGCTGGAAGTGGAAGACGATGGGCCCGGCATACCGCCTAGCGAACGCAACCTGGTGTTTGACCGCTTTTACCGCGTACTGGGCACCAGTGAAGACGGCTCAGGCCTGGGCCTGGCCATTGTTCAGGAAACTGCTCATCAGCACGACGCGCACGTCAGCATTCACGACAATCCGAAGTCTCTGCACGCAGATCGACCCGGCACCGTGATGCGTGTCAGTTTCCCACCCCGCCACCGGCAGATGGAAGATTGATTGCTTAAAATAGAAGATCAATTATTCAAGAAGCACCCCATGAAATCAAAAGGCAGTGAATGGCAAGCCCCCGAAGATGACAACCACAAGCTCGCCAACCTGTGCGGCCCCGTGGATGCCAACCTTCGGCAAATTGAAGCAGCCCTGCAGGTAAAAATTTCACGCCGCAACGGCACCTTGAATGTAGTGGGCGAGAAGGAAAACGCCAAGCAGGCTTTTATCCTGATCAATCACTTCTTCGAGAAAAGCGAAAAACCTGTCACTGCCGATGAAATTCAACTGGCGCTGGTTGAACTGAAAAATACCAACACCGTCGCCAGTTCGAAAAAGGAACCGAACATCATTACCGGCGAAGACGAGCCCGTGGTGTTGCGCACCAAGCGCGGCGACTTTCAGCCCCGCACTGAACGCCAGAAGGATTACCTGAAAGCCGTTCTGGAACACGACCTGACTTTCGGCATTGGCCCCGCCGGTACTGGAAAAACCTACATTGCCGTGGCCTGCGCCATTGATGCACTTGAACGTGACAGCGTGAAGCGCATCATCCTGACCCGCCCCGCCGTTGAAGCCGGCGAGCGCCTGGGCTTCCTGCCGGGTGACCTGAACCAGAAGGTAGACCCCTATTTGCGCCCCCTGTACGATGCCCTGTATGACTTGGCAGGCTATGAACGCGTCCAGAAGTGGTTTGAACGCAATGTCATTGAAATCGCGCCCCTGGCCTACATGCGCGGCCGCACGCTAAGCCACGCATTTGTCATTCTCGACGAGGCGCAGAACACCACGCCCGAACAGATGAAAATGTTTTTGACCCGCATTGGTTTTGGCAGCAAGGCAGTGATCACCGGCGACGTGACCCAGATCGACCTGCCCCGTGGCCAGCAAAGCGGCCTGGTACAAACCCAACACGTGCTGCGCAACGTGAAAGGCATCTCAATGACCTACTTCACCAGCCAGGACGTGGTTCGCCACCCCCTGGTGGCCCGTATTGTTGAGGCTTATGAACGTTTCCACAACCCCGAACGACCCAACCTGCCAACCGAACCCAATGCCCAATAAAGCCAGCAACCTTGTCAGCGTGGCCATTCAATGGGCTGTGCATGCCGACCACCCTCCATTCTCGGAAGTGGACAACAGCCGCATTCGGCGCTGGGCGAAAGCCTGCTTTCTAGACCGCTCGGAGATCACCATTCGCTTGGTGGGCGAAGAAGAAGGCCGGCAACTGAACCGTGACTTCCGCGGAAAAGACTACGCCACCAATGTGCTGACCTTCCCCATGGACATGCCTGACCTGGGTGCCGACTCCGGCTTGCCCGTGTTCATGGCCGATATCGTGATTTGCCCCACCGTGGTGGAACGCGAGGCGGCTGAACAGCACAAAGACCCGATCGACCATCTTGCCCACCTGATTGTGCACGGCTGCCTGCATGCCCAAGGCTATGTACACGAGAGCGACAACCAGGCAGAACTGATGGAAAACCGGGAAATTGAAATCCTGAAACGTTTCAAGATATCAAACCCTTACGTGCTTTCCAGCAAAAAATAATGGTTTTTTGGTGTTTCAGGGCTTGACCACTTAACAAAAGTTGGCCATAATCGCGGTCTTCGGTTGAGGGCGAAAGTCTGACAGCGAATTGTGGGTCGTTAGCTCAGCTGGTAGAGCAGAGGACTTTTAATCCTTTGGTCGTGAGTTCGAATCTCGCACGACCCACCACAAAATACAAAAAGCCTGAGTGTAAAAGCTCAGGCTTTTTTCATTTCCGGCGAGTCCGTGCCAATTTCTGATTCTTGAAACTGAATTGTTCTCACCAACGATCGGTTTTGATGTTTACCCAGACAGACTTGAAGACCGAAGAGTTCGCGCTACGGATTGATTAAATCCTGTCATTGAGGCTCACTGCACATGCTTCGTTCCACAGCTTCTTTGCCATAAAGCCGCTCAGCCATTTTCTTGGCCTGTAAAAAGCACGTTACTGCTTCTTTCGAGTTAACCACATCAAGCCTGAGAAAGGCGTCCCGAAGGTGGGCCTTGACCGTATCCGGACTGACCTTCATTTCACGGGCAATTTCCTTGACCGACATCCCGGTACTCAAGTGATCGATAACCCGGGCCTGCTTGATGGTCAATGGCTTGTTGGCACCCGGCATCTGAATCAGGCTTTGATAAATGCTTCGGTTTTCAATGCCATCCGTTTTGAACAAGTCCTTGTTGAGGGAATGCTGAACCTCTTCGACAATATTTTTGAACTTGGTACTTTTTGACAAATAAACACCACCACTGCTTTTGATTTTTCCAACCAATTCCTCATCCTCTATGGATGTGAAGAAGAAGCGCCTGGCGTGCATGAAATGGGTGGAAATCCATGACAGCACTTCCTCGGGTGTGGCGCCAGGTATAACAAGGTCTGACAGAACCAAATCAAAACTGCCTGAATCAAGTGCCTGCAAATCACACATTTTCTCAACATACGTGACTTCATGGGGTTCAATAATCGAGGAGAAGATTTCCTCAGTAATCATTGCGGTCATGGGATGGTCTTCAACTATCAACAGTTTGGGCATTTGCTTTACCTCACGACATGGAACTGACAATCAACGACTTTTCGGTCAAGTGAGCAGTAAATCTGCTTTTGATCGAAACTGGTCAAAACTGGTTAATATGCTTTCAAGGTTAAAAGGCTTCATTAAAATTGAGTCGAAATTTTCGGCGTGTAACAGCTGAACCTCCTCGACCGAAGAGGCTGTCAACGCTGCTAAAAACGCGGTACTGGAATGGCGGCCTTGACGCACAAGTGCTGCAAACTCTGCACCACCCATCTCGGGCATGTGCAGATCAGACAAAACAATATCGATTCTCTCCGAACAGTTTTCAAGGAAAAAAATCGCTTCTCCAGGACTGGAAAATGTCTGCAGATGATGATTGGTTTTCTTCAGCAGCTCTTCCGCAACCATCAGATTGAATTGATTGTCATCCACGTACAGCAAGCGCAATTGGAGACCGTCCCTGCTGATCTTTCTCGATATTTGAGGGATGTGGGGCCCAGCATTGAATTCCACGTACTTCAACGAATTTGTTTTTTTGTCGTTGTTGTGCTTGAAAGCCAATTCAAACTGACAACAGGTCCCCACCCCAACCGTGCTCTCGATCTTCAACTCGCCGCCCATCAACATGATTATTCGGCTGGCGATATTCAAGCCCAAACCTGTTCCACCAAACTGCCGGGCGATACTGCTGTCCGCTTGCTTGTAGGGCTCCAAAAGTTTCCGGATCATGTTGGGTGCAATGCCATCGCCACAGTCAGACACAGCGAAAGACACTTTGACTTGCCCAGGGCTTACCTCTTGGACCAAAACCGTCAGATCCACAACGCTGCCAGCACGGGTGAATTTCACCGCATTGTTCATCAGGTTCATCAAGACCTGTTTCAGGCGTAGCGGATCGCCCATCACTTTCAAAGGTATGTCTGGATCAATTTCTGTTTTGAGGGTGACCCTTTTGCTACGACATTGAACTGACACAAAATCTTTGACTTCCTTGACTACGTACCGGAGATCAAACTCAATGTCTTCCAACTGAAGCGCGGAGAGCTCCATTTTCTTCAAGTCCAGGATGTTATTGAGTGTGTCCAAAGCAGTGCTCAAAGCAGAGCCCTGGATCTGCAACAGCTTCTGTGCATCGGGGTTGAATGACATGTGCTCCAGTTCAGTAGAAACACATTTCATTGTGGCTAGGGGATTTCTGATTTCATGACCCAGAATACCTATAAAGTCTTCAGCGTTTTTCCGGCTCGCTTCAAGCTGCAAGGCCTGTTCGGTCAGCTCCGCATTGACTCTCTCAAGCTCATCCATCAATTGTTGACGCTGCCGGGTAAAGAACAGGTGAAAGCTGTAACTCAACATTAGCCACGCCAGAAACCCCAGGGCCAAACAGGCCAGCAGTTTCAAAACCATGGCACGTGTTGACAGTCCAGCCACTACGAGGGTGGTTTGCGTGGGTTTTAGCTCCAGAGTCCAGGTACCTCCGAGGGCCACCAGGTTACGGGTAATCCGGGGGAAAACAGGGGAGAAAAAAGCATCGTGATTTTTATCAAACAGCTTGGATCTAATGCTGAAAGTGTCTCCCGAGGAATTCGTAAACTGAAGACTGGCGGCAAACTTCGTGGTGTCTTCCAAAAGCTCGAGAATTTTCTGAAGCTGGGTAACGTCCAGTTCCATGTTGAGCATCCCCAGCATTTGGGGTTGCGGTTCTTCCTGCTGCAGCAGAGGAACGCTCAATCTCAACTTGAACTTCTGTTCGGGTTGTACTTCCACAGATTGATTGATGACGCTCAGCGAGGGTGCCACCGAAGTCAATTGATCCACGCGTAAATCCTGATCGGTCAATGAAAAATCGTTGGCGGCAAAAAGACT
The nucleotide sequence above comes from Limnobacter thiooxidans. Encoded proteins:
- a CDS encoding response regulator, whose amino-acid sequence is MKILLAEDDSLLSEGLSQSLRQAGYAVDCMFKGSDADTALTTMNYDILILDLGLPKMSGLEVLRRLRARGNHMPVLILTAADSVEQRVQGLDAGADDYMAKPFDLKELEARVRALSRRGTGGGASIWKHGPLTFDQVGRIAFINDDMLDLSAREVGLLEVLLQRVGRLVSKEQFVDHLCEWGEEVSNNAIEVYIHRLRKKIEVNGVRIATVRGLGYCLEKYVEKEATPNANADANT
- a CDS encoding sensor histidine kinase, with the protein product MAWYKRNPLASGQHQRRSLFGEILDWMLAPLLILWPMSIGVTYLVAKSIANDPFDHILDDKITALAQEVAAQAPSGRFSLPKEAKEILLADGTDQLRLQIVGKNNEFLMGDERTLPIPQREARQIGVVNFRDLVVNGEDFRAGHLWIELPTVGENRFMLIQIAETLGKRDGLANEIIKGVILPQFVILPLAVLLVWFGLSRGIAPLNTLLDIIRARKPDDLSALQTKDTPEELLPVIVALNEQLERLEQTIGTQKRFVADAAHQLKTPLAGLRMQVELLSDETDETARLRSLRRLKVGTERSTRLVNQLLALARTEAPSVLQFEKLDLTHVARSVTRDFVPEAMNKRIDLGVEVPDHPVYVTGQTLMLTEMLKNLVENALRYTPNEGCVTVRVDDSPQREAILLEVEDDGPGIPPSERNLVFDRFYRVLGTSEDGSGLGLAIVQETAHQHDAHVSIHDNPKSLHADRPGTVMRVSFPPRHRQMED
- a CDS encoding PhoH family protein yields the protein MKSKGSEWQAPEDDNHKLANLCGPVDANLRQIEAALQVKISRRNGTLNVVGEKENAKQAFILINHFFEKSEKPVTADEIQLALVELKNTNTVASSKKEPNIITGEDEPVVLRTKRGDFQPRTERQKDYLKAVLEHDLTFGIGPAGTGKTYIAVACAIDALERDSVKRIILTRPAVEAGERLGFLPGDLNQKVDPYLRPLYDALYDLAGYERVQKWFERNVIEIAPLAYMRGRTLSHAFVILDEAQNTTPEQMKMFLTRIGFGSKAVITGDVTQIDLPRGQQSGLVQTQHVLRNVKGISMTYFTSQDVVRHPLVARIVEAYERFHNPERPNLPTEPNAQ
- the ybeY gene encoding rRNA maturation RNase YbeY translates to MPNKASNLVSVAIQWAVHADHPPFSEVDNSRIRRWAKACFLDRSEITIRLVGEEEGRQLNRDFRGKDYATNVLTFPMDMPDLGADSGLPVFMADIVICPTVVEREAAEQHKDPIDHLAHLIVHGCLHAQGYVHESDNQAELMENREIEILKRFKISNPYVLSSKK
- a CDS encoding response regulator transcription factor; translation: MPKLLIVEDHPMTAMITEEIFSSIIEPHEVTYVEKMCDLQALDSGSFDLVLSDLVIPGATPEEVLSWISTHFMHARRFFFTSIEDEELVGKIKSSGGVYLSKSTKFKNIVEEVQHSLNKDLFKTDGIENRSIYQSLIQMPGANKPLTIKQARVIDHLSTGMSVKEIAREMKVSPDTVKAHLRDAFLRLDVVNSKEAVTCFLQAKKMAERLYGKEAVERSMCSEPQ
- a CDS encoding ATP-binding protein gives rise to the protein MKISYRNRFQAMAFGLGIFVALISMAMVFVYQFVNIRTISKVQNAFIEQYSGLVVSKLSDFESKLSGLQALLLVLNEDNKKVNGFHINITSSHVWADLHSLLYSSESLFAANDFSLTDQDLRVDQLTSVAPSLSVINQSVEVQPEQKFKLRLSVPLLQQEEPQPQMLGMLNMELDVTQLQKILELLEDTTKFAASLQFTNSSGDTFSIRSKLFDKNHDAFFSPVFPRITRNLVALGGTWTLELKPTQTTLVVAGLSTRAMVLKLLACLALGFLAWLMLSYSFHLFFTRQRQQLMDELERVNAELTEQALQLEASRKNAEDFIGILGHEIRNPLATMKCVSTELEHMSFNPDAQKLLQIQGSALSTALDTLNNILDLKKMELSALQLEDIEFDLRYVVKEVKDFVSVQCRSKRVTLKTEIDPDIPLKVMGDPLRLKQVLMNLMNNAVKFTRAGSVVDLTVLVQEVSPGQVKVSFAVSDCGDGIAPNMIRKLLEPYKQADSSIARQFGGTGLGLNIASRIIMLMGGELKIESTVGVGTCCQFELAFKHNNDKKTNSLKYVEFNAGPHIPQISRKISRDGLQLRLLYVDDNQFNLMVAEELLKKTNHHLQTFSSPGEAIFFLENCSERIDIVLSDLHMPEMGGAEFAALVRQGRHSSTAFLAALTASSVEEVQLLHAENFDSILMKPFNLESILTSFDQFRSKADLLLT